The sequence CCGGTTCAGGAAAAAGCGGGTTAAGTCTTCTGACGAGACCTGCCGGGTACGTATCAATTCGCCCAACTGCGCCACGGTATAAAACGCCAGTTCGTCGCGGTTAGCCGGCATACGTACCTGACCCACCGCCGACGCGGCAAAGGAGTCGGGTCCCTTCGGGAGTTGAAAACCAGTTGGCAGCGGGTTAAAATAAAGCGCTGGCGCCACGTCGTTTTTCAGGTCGACAGCCCGAATGGTTTCGAAGTCTTTGCGCTGATCGTTGAGGTTGTCGAGCATCGAATCGCGCTCGGCCCGGGTGAACGGAATGCCGAATACCCGCGAGGCTACGTCGGCCATTTCGGCCGTAAGGGGCTGGGCGGGGTCGTCGTGGTGGCTGAAAAACGCACCGGCGGCAAAGGAGACGGCGCAGAGTGTGATGAAACGTACTACTTTATGCATGACAGGTGTATCATAACTACTTTATCCCTGTCAAGGTACTATATGTAGGCGTCAAATAGCGTACGAAACAAGCCCTCACCAACGGAAATTTCGTGTTTAGAAGCAATAGCCAAATAAGCCTACGGCCGATTACGACGATCAGGTACGTATCGATGACGCTACGGCAAGCTCGCGCCACTCGATCAAGTGCTTTCCGGCTGACAAGCAATCCCCTCATTCCGTCAAACAGCGTACCTGATACCTATACTAATAAATAATAAGTACGTCGTCTGATTGACTCCATAAATCCCAATTCGTACTGGTTGCCACCAAAAATACAGCTATCTTAATTGTAAGTATTGGCTAGTTATGGCACGCTCAGTAAACATTGATGCGGATAAAAAATAATTGATAGCCCTAACGGTACATTAGATGCCTTTACAATCCTCCTATCCCCCTTACCGACAATGGATTTCAAAGATCAGATTCGCCAATTAGGCGATCGCGTGGTTAAACTTAAAGAATCGATCCTTACCGAAGAAGCCACTAAAACGGCGCTCATTCTACCCTTTATTCAATGCCTGGGGTATGACGTCTTCAACCCCCTGGAAGTTGTCCCTGAATTCATCAGCGACATTGGCACTAAAAAAGGCGAGAAGGTTGATTACGCCATTTTGCGGGATGAGAAAACCCCCTGCATGCTTATCGAGTGCAAACACTGGGCTCAAAGCCTTACGCTGCACGACAATCAGCTTCTACGCTATTTTCATGTGACATCGGCTCGTTTTGGTGTGTTGACAAACGGTATTATTTATCGCTTCTACACCGATTTGACAGAGCCCAATAAAATGGACGAAAAGCCATTTCTGGAAATCAACATGCTCGATTTACGGGACAATCAAATTGAGGAGCTTAAGAAGTTTCATAAATCCTATTTCGATGTCGAGCAGATTATTTCGACGGCCAGCGATCTTAAATATACGGGCGAATTAAAAGGCCTGATCCAACACGAATTGGCCAATCCGTCCGACATGCTCGTGCGGCATTTTGCCAAACAGGTTTACCCCGGTATGCTCAACGCCAAAATGATGGATTATTTTACCGGTCTGGTGCGTAAATCATTTCAGCATACCTTTTCGGATCAAATTGCCGATCGCCTTAAAACAGCACTTAGCCAGGAAGAAGGCAGCGTTGCTACGCCCGCAGTCGAGACAGTAGCTATTGACGAGAAGAACGGGTCGCTGATTGTCACGACGGCCGATGAGCTGGAAGGTTTCTACATCGTGCGGGCACTGCTTCGGACCAAAGTCGATCCCACCCGTATTGTCCATCGCGACGCCCAGACCTACTTTGCCATCCTCCTCGACGACAACAATCGAAAGCCTTTATGCCGGCTTTATTTCAACACACAGAAAAAATACATCGCCTTCCTGGATGAGGCCAAGAAAGAAACCAGGTATGAGCTGACAGGTCTGAATGACATTTTCACGCATGAAATGACATTTTCACGCATGAAGAACGCCTGTTGCAGACGTTGGCGTTGTACATATAGCAACCACAAACAAGGCCCGATGATCCATCATCGGGCCTTGTTCACGAACTAGAATTAGGTGGCGCACCGGCCAATTAACTGCTACTTTACCGTCATGGCTAGCTTCACGGCTTCGGCCGCGTTGACGATGCCGCCCGAAATGCTGAGGGTGCTGAACGGGGCCATTCGGTTGGTGCCGGGCACGCGCACCATGATATCGGGTTTGTAAGCACTCTTCATCAGGATTTCCTTTACCTGCACAGCGGTCAGTTTAGGGAAATACGACCGAAGCAGTGCGGCCACACCCGCCACGCACGGAGCAGCCATACTCGTGCCGGTCAGGCTCTGGTAGGTGCTGTGGGGCGTGGTAGCGTCAATATCGGTGCCGGGGGCAAACAGATCGACACTCGTCTGTCCGTAGTTTGACGACGACGCAGGCAGACCCGAATCCATCCGGCGGGTCGAATTACCTACCGTGATGTAGTTTTTCGCGAGTTGGCCGTCTTCGTACTGCGGCCGTGGGTACGTTGGTAGCGAGTCGACATTCTCGGCGTTGTTGCCAGCCGCGTGGACCAACAGCACGTCTTTTGACTC comes from Fibrella aestuarina BUZ 2 and encodes:
- a CDS encoding type I restriction endonuclease, which encodes MDFKDQIRQLGDRVVKLKESILTEEATKTALILPFIQCLGYDVFNPLEVVPEFISDIGTKKGEKVDYAILRDEKTPCMLIECKHWAQSLTLHDNQLLRYFHVTSARFGVLTNGIIYRFYTDLTEPNKMDEKPFLEINMLDLRDNQIEELKKFHKSYFDVEQIISTASDLKYTGELKGLIQHELANPSDMLVRHFAKQVYPGMLNAKMMDYFTGLVRKSFQHTFSDQIADRLKTALSQEEGSVATPAVETVAIDEKNGSLIVTTADELEGFYIVRALLRTKVDPTRIVHRDAQTYFAILLDDNNRKPLCRLYFNTQKKYIAFLDEAKKETRYELTGLNDIFTHEMTFSRMKNACCRRWRCTYSNHKQGPMIHHRALFTN